A section of the Syntrophorhabdaceae bacterium genome encodes:
- a CDS encoding P27 family phage terminase small subunit, with translation MKGRKPLPTKLKLLSGNPGKQKLPKGEPEPDSNIPAPPAVLNDYALEEWNRVTPVLLALGLISDLTVPAVIAYCDAYADWRTATEELNKIRKDKGALATIIQKTSNGNIIPNQLKLVAKAARADMIRYATEFGGTEIAKIRLAIDPGRGKKSKFEGLIGSGGKK, from the coding sequence TAGTGGAAATCCCGGCAAGCAGAAACTTCCGAAGGGCGAACCTGAGCCCGACAGCAATATTCCGGCCCCGCCCGCCGTCCTTAACGATTACGCCCTTGAGGAATGGAACAGGGTGACGCCCGTGCTCCTCGCCCTCGGCTTAATATCCGATCTCACGGTTCCGGCTGTCATTGCCTATTGCGATGCCTATGCCGATTGGCGCACCGCAACAGAGGAATTGAACAAGATCCGAAAGGACAAAGGGGCGCTGGCAACCATCATCCAGAAAACCAGCAACGGGAATATTATCCCGAACCAATTAAAACTCGTGGCAAAGGCGGCCCGCGCAGACATGATCCGGTATGCGACAGAATTCGGCGGCACTGAAATAGCCAAGATTCGTCTTGCCATTGATCCTGGCAGGGGCAAGAAGTCAAAATTCGAGGGTCTTATCGGCTCAGGAGGAAAGAAGTGA